In Paroedura picta isolate Pp20150507F chromosome 1, Ppicta_v3.0, whole genome shotgun sequence, the following are encoded in one genomic region:
- the C1H1orf115 gene encoding required for drug-induced death protein 1, with the protein MTVGAKVGGPLRGRRLRQGPAEDQTAILDDQEEAEEAPEQPAPQGPAEEGPGGVSQQVAFAVLAADGEPRAERKSRKRRRKLRKYGKNVGKVLQKGCRYVVLGLQGLANAYSSPFGVAVSVATLFR; encoded by the exons ATGACCGTCGGGGCCAAGGTAGGGGGGCCGCTGAGAGGACGGCGGCTCCGCCAGGGCCCTGCAGAAGACCAGACCGCCATCCTCGACGaccaggaggaggcggaggaggcacCCGAGCAGCCGGCGCCGCAGGGCCCCGCCGAGGAAGGGCCCGGCGGCGTCTCCCAACAAGTCGCCTTTGCAGTCCTCGCAGCCGACGGCGAGCCGCGAGCCGAGCGCAAAAGTAGAAAGCGCCGGAGGAAGCTCAGGAAATACGGcaag AATGTGGGCAAAGTACTGCAGAAAGGATGCCGTTATGTGGTGCTCGGCCTGCAAGGCCTAGCCAACGCCTACTCGTCGCCCTTTGGTGTGGCTGTTTCGGTAGCAACGCTGTTTCGGTAG
- the PFN3 gene encoding profilin-3, whose amino-acid sequence MGDWKAYINTILKDKNIEDVAIVGHSDNKSVWASKPGGLLAAISPQEVGVITGKDRKAFLQTGITIAGKKCSVIRDNLLMEKDAVMDTRTKGGDSKSICIGKTAKALIFLMGKKGVHGGALNKKMHDLIASMKAKGS is encoded by the coding sequence ATGGGAGACTGGAAAGCCTACATCAACACCATCTTAAAGGACAAAAACATTGAAGATGTAGCCATTGTGGGACATTCTGACAATAAGTCAGTATGGGCTTCTAAACCAGGAGGCCTCCTGGCAGCCATCTCTCCCCAGGAAGTGGGAGTGATCACTGGAAAGGACAGGAAGGCGTTCCTGCAGACCGGGATCACCATCGCCGGCAAGAAATGCAGCGTCATCCGTGACAACTTGCTAATGGAGAAAGATGCTGTTATGGACACTAGAACCAAAGGTGGCGACAGCAAATCCATCTGCATCGGGAAGACCGCAAAAGCTCTCATCTTCCTCATGGGCAAGAAGGGAGTCCACGGAGGCGCTCTTAATAAGAAGATGCATGACTTGATAGCAAGCATGAAAGCAAAAGGCAGCTAA